Proteins encoded together in one Pongo abelii isolate AG06213 chromosome 8, NHGRI_mPonAbe1-v2.0_pri, whole genome shotgun sequence window:
- the PCBD1 gene encoding pterin-4-alpha-carbinolamine dehydratase: MAGKAHRLSAEERDQLLPNLRAVGWNELEGRDAIFKQFHFKDFNRAFGFMTRVALQAEKLDHHPEWFNVYNKVHITLSTHECAGLSERDINLASFIEQVAVSMT, encoded by the exons ATG GCTGGCAAAGCACACAGGCTGAGCGCTGAGGAGAGGGACCAGCTGCTGCCAAACCTGAGGGCCGTGGGGTGGAATGAGCTGGAAGGCCGTGATGCCATCTTCAAGCAGTTTCATTTCAAAGACTTCAACAGG GCCTTTGGGTTCATGACAAGAGTGGCCCTGCAGGCTGAGAAACTGGACCACCATCCTGAATGGTTTAACGTGTACAACAAG GTCCACATCACGCTGAGCACCCATGAGTGTGCCGGCCTTTCAGAACGGGACATAAACCTGGCCAGCTTCATCGAACAAGTAGCAGTGTCCATGACATAG